One window from the genome of Paraclostridium sordellii encodes:
- the glpK gene encoding glycerol kinase GlpK produces the protein MEKKYIIALDQGTTSSRAILFDKYGNIVSSAKKEFSQIYPKTSWVEHNPMEIWGSQSGVLREVLETSFIRPDEIAAIGITNQRETTIVWDKITGKPIYNAIVWQCRRTAEICDDLKEKGLESIIKEKTGLIIDAYFSATKIKWILDNVEGAKEKAKNGELLFGTVDTWLIWNFTRGKVHVTDYSNASRTMLYNIKELKWDEDILKELDIPRSMLPEVRPSSEIYGYTDEEMLAGAKIPISGCAGDQQAALFGQTCFEKGSVKNTYGTGCFLLMNTGDQIVESKNGLITTIAWGVNGKINYALEGSIFVGGASIQWLRDELRLIYDSGQSEYYANQANDTNGVYVVPAFTGLGAPYWDMYARGAIFGLTRGAKRGHIVRATLESIAYQTKDVLNAMEEDSKLKLKCLRVDGGASANNFLMQFQSDILNVNVDRPKIIETTALGAAYLAGLAVGFYKNKDDIKQKWVIDTEFIPKMSDKKREVLYKGWKRAVDRTLLWAKEDEDLVCELNNIK, from the coding sequence ATGGAAAAAAAATATATAATAGCTCTAGATCAAGGAACCACTAGCTCTAGAGCAATCTTATTTGATAAATATGGAAATATAGTTTCATCAGCCAAAAAAGAATTCAGTCAAATTTATCCAAAAACTTCATGGGTAGAACATAATCCTATGGAAATATGGGGAAGTCAAAGTGGGGTTTTGAGAGAAGTTTTAGAGACTTCGTTTATAAGACCTGATGAAATAGCAGCAATAGGAATAACAAATCAAAGGGAAACAACTATAGTATGGGATAAGATTACTGGAAAGCCTATTTACAATGCTATAGTTTGGCAATGTAGAAGAACTGCAGAAATTTGTGACGATTTAAAAGAAAAAGGATTAGAATCTATTATAAAAGAAAAAACTGGATTAATAATAGATGCTTATTTTTCAGCAACAAAAATAAAGTGGATTCTAGATAATGTAGAGGGAGCTAAAGAAAAAGCTAAAAATGGAGAATTACTATTTGGAACCGTTGATACATGGTTAATTTGGAATTTCACAAGAGGTAAAGTTCATGTAACAGATTATTCTAATGCATCAAGAACAATGCTTTACAATATAAAAGAATTAAAATGGGATGAAGATATATTAAAAGAACTTGATATACCAAGAAGTATGTTGCCAGAAGTTAGACCATCAAGTGAAATATATGGATATACAGATGAAGAAATGTTAGCAGGTGCAAAAATACCAATTTCAGGTTGTGCAGGAGATCAGCAAGCCGCACTATTTGGTCAAACATGTTTTGAAAAAGGTAGTGTAAAAAATACATATGGAACAGGATGCTTTTTATTAATGAATACAGGTGATCAGATTGTTGAATCTAAAAATGGCTTAATAACAACTATTGCTTGGGGAGTTAATGGAAAAATAAATTATGCACTAGAAGGAAGTATATTCGTTGGAGGAGCATCGATACAGTGGTTAAGAGATGAATTAAGGTTGATTTATGATTCGGGTCAGTCTGAGTATTATGCTAATCAAGCAAATGATACAAATGGAGTATATGTTGTTCCTGCATTTACTGGATTAGGAGCACCTTATTGGGATATGTATGCAAGAGGAGCTATTTTTGGATTGACTAGAGGGGCTAAACGTGGGCATATAGTTAGGGCAACCCTTGAATCTATTGCATATCAAACTAAAGATGTATTAAATGCTATGGAGGAAGATTCTAAATTAAAGTTAAAATGTCTGAGAGTAGATGGTGGAGCTAGTGCGAATAACTTTTTAATGCAGTTCCAATCTGATATATTAAATGTAAATGTTGATAGACCTAAAATTATAGAGACAACAGCTTTAGGAGCTGCTTATCTTGCTGGACTTGCAGTAGGATTTTATAAGAATAAAGATGATATAAAGCAAAAGTGGGTAATTGATACAGAATTTATTCCTAAGATGAGTGATAAAAAAAGAGAGGTTTTATATAAAGGCTGGAAAAGGGCAGTAGATAGAACTCTTTTGTGGGCAAAAGAAGATGAGGATTTAGTTTGTGAATTAAATAATATAAAATAA
- a CDS encoding SulP family inorganic anion transporter, which yields MLPKLFKMINNNELTKEQVGKDIVSGIIVAIIALPLSIALAISSGVSPEKGLITAIFAGFVISFLGGSKVQIGGPTGAFVVIVYGVVKTYGVTGLITATTMAGIILVIMGLLRFGSLIKYVPQTITVGFTSGIAVTLLTTQLKDFFGLEIKDVPAEFIGKIESYIHHISTFDIVSFLIGLACIFILVYWPKINKKIPASIIALILSTIIVNIFNLPSDTIGTRFTHISSAIPKPQIPHMDIQTIISLIKPAMTIALLGAIESLLSCVVSDNMINDKHDSNMELVAQGLGNIASSIFGGIPATGAIARTAANVRSGGRSPIAGIVHAITLLLIMVILMPLAKLIPMTTLAAILIIVSYNMGEWKHFKELLSSDKSDVLVLIITFVFTVVFDLVFAIGVGMLVHYILKFVKDRSKKTEEEDEELEVA from the coding sequence GTGTTACCAAAGTTATTTAAAATGATTAATAATAATGAATTAACCAAAGAACAAGTTGGAAAGGATATAGTATCGGGAATTATAGTTGCTATAATAGCTCTTCCTTTATCTATAGCTTTAGCCATATCTTCGGGTGTATCACCGGAAAAAGGATTGATAACAGCTATATTTGCAGGTTTTGTAATTTCTTTTTTAGGTGGAAGTAAAGTTCAAATTGGAGGACCTACAGGAGCTTTCGTTGTAATAGTTTATGGAGTTGTTAAGACTTATGGAGTAACGGGACTTATAACAGCAACAACTATGGCAGGAATTATACTTGTAATCATGGGATTACTTAGATTTGGATCTTTAATAAAATATGTACCACAAACTATAACAGTAGGATTTACTAGTGGGATAGCAGTAACATTACTTACAACTCAATTAAAAGATTTCTTTGGTTTAGAGATAAAAGATGTTCCAGCAGAGTTTATAGGAAAAATAGAAAGTTATATACATCATATATCAACCTTTGATATAGTATCATTTCTAATAGGACTAGCCTGTATTTTTATATTAGTTTATTGGCCTAAAATAAACAAGAAAATACCCGCTTCAATAATAGCTTTAATATTATCTACAATAATCGTAAATATATTTAATTTACCATCTGATACTATTGGCACTAGATTTACGCATATATCATCAGCTATACCTAAGCCACAAATACCACATATGGATATACAAACAATCATAAGCTTAATAAAGCCAGCAATGACAATTGCTTTATTAGGAGCAATAGAATCGCTACTTTCTTGTGTTGTATCAGATAATATGATAAATGATAAACACGATTCAAATATGGAATTAGTTGCACAAGGTCTTGGTAATATAGCATCTTCAATTTTTGGAGGAATTCCAGCAACAGGGGCTATAGCAAGAACTGCAGCGAATGTAAGAAGTGGAGGACGAAGTCCTATAGCTGGTATAGTCCATGCGATAACTTTACTTCTTATAATGGTTATACTTATGCCACTGGCAAAACTTATACCGATGACGACTTTAGCTGCAATTCTTATTATTGTTTCATACAATATGGGTGAATGGAAACATTTTAAAGAATTATTATCTTCAGACAAATCGGATGTTTTAGTATTAATTATAACATTTGTATTTACAGTTGTATTTGATTTAGTATTTGCAATTGGGGTAGGAATGCTTGTACATTATATTCTAAAATTTGTTAAAGATAGAAGTAAAAAGACAGAAGAAGAAGATGAAGAATTAGAAGTAGCTTAA